From Triticum aestivum cultivar Chinese Spring chromosome 7B, IWGSC CS RefSeq v2.1, whole genome shotgun sequence:
agtttatgatcaagtttatctatgagaaatatttgaatctcctctgaattcttttatgtatgattgacttatctttgcaagtctcttcgaattatcagtttgctttggcctactagattgatctttcttgccatgggagaagtgcttagctttgggttcaatcttgcagtgtccttactcagtgacaacaggggttgcaaggcacgtattgtattgttgccatcgaggataaaaagatggggtttgtatcatattgcttgagtttatccctctacatcatgtcatctttcttaatgcattactctgttcttatgaacttaatactctagatgcatgctggatagcagtcgatgtctggagtaatagtagtagatgcaggcaggagtcggtcttcttgttgcggacgtgatgcctatatacatgatcatgcttagataatatcataattattcgcttttctattaattgcacgacagtaatttgttcacccaccgtaatacttatgctatctcgagagaatcttctagtgaaacctatggcccccgggtctatcttttatcatataagctttcaatctacttttatttgcatctttgcttttcttatctatattataaaataccaaaaatatatttatcttatcatactatttctatgagatctcactttcgcaagtggccgtgaagggattgacaacccctttattgtgttggttgcgagttctttatttgtttgtgtaggtgcgtgagacttctgaggagcctcctactgaattgataccttggttctcaaaaactgagggaaatacttactctactattgctgcatcatcctttcctcttcaaggaaaaccaacacaagctcaagacatatcatattcacacatgtattacggtttccagttaatacaattatagcatgaacaatagacaattatcatgaacaaggaaatataataataaccattttattattgcctctagggcatgtttccaacaGTTGCCTGTGAAGGACACCGTCGCGACCAACTTTAAACACTTTGTCGCCACGGCCGAGGCAGAGCAGGGGGCACGATTGCGTATGTTCCGGATGGACTAGGGCGTCGAGTTCACATCTAGTGCACTCGGTGAGTACTTTGCAGACCACGGTGTCGAAAGGGACCTGACGGCGCCCTACTCGCCACAGCAAAATTGCGTGGTGGAGCGGCATAATCAGACCGTCATTGGCATGGCCAGAAGCATGCTCAAGGCCACAACATGTCAAGctggttttggggggggggggggaggccatGGTTACTGCGGTGTTCATCCTGCACAGGTTCTACACACGCAGCATCGATGACAAGACCCCGTACGAGGCATGGTACGGCAAGAAGTCCGCCGTGCACCACCCGCGCGTCTTCGGTTGGATCGCCTACATCAAGAACACGCGGCCGGGGCTGAAGAAGCTCGACGACCACAGCACGGAGATGATCTTCATCGGCTACAAGGCGGGCTCGAAGGCGTACAGGGTGTACGATCCCCTCCTTCTGCTGCCGCACGTCATCGATTCTTAGCTGGCCAGCTCGTGCCCTCGACTCCTTGTTGCAGGCGAGCAACCGCAGCCCGCAGGTCTCCAACTCTCCATAAATTCCCAGCTCCAGTCCTCTCCTCTCCCACATGTTCCTCTCTCCTTCTCAGCTCCAATCCAATCCACGTTGATTGGTCGCCGGCTCGTCTCCGGCAGAAGACATCCGTATCTTGCCAGCAGGAGGTATGTTCtcatctccctctctttctctgacCTCTCTTCTCCATATCCTTCTCTGAATTATGTACGTAGatgttttaggtttaggttttaaGATTAGATGAGTTTGACTAATCGGTTTTTCTAATCTCCTCCTTTTACCATGCAGATCGGCAATGTCTAGTAGGTTTTCTTCAGTTAGAAGTGAAGCAGGCAGTGGAGGTAGCGTGGATGTAGTCCACGTATTGGCTGCTGCTCGTGTGATCCCGGAAGATGATAATGAGAAGAAGCCTTTGTGAAGGTACGTCCAGATGTTGGAAAATACTGGGAAAGGGAAAGGAGGCAACAAGAGATCCATGTGTAGGCTTTGTGAGTATGTTATCAATGGTAACTACTCAAGAGTAAAGGCGCACCTTTTGAAGGTTCCTAACATGGGTGTGAGTTCATGTCAAAAGGTCATTGTCGATGTTCTTGTTCAGTTGAAAGGTGAGGAAGAGAGAGCCGATGCACTGATTGAAACCTAGAGAAATCCGCTGCCAACGGATGGGTTTGGAGCAAGGGCAAGAAAAAAGTGGGGGTAATCCAATTGAGGCATGCTTTGACATGGAAGCTCGCAACCACCTTGATGCATTGATTGCAAGGATGTTTTACACAGCAGGGATTTCATTCAATGTTGCATGTAATATTAGAATTAATCTGAGGCGCACCGTCAATCTACCGAGGACCAAGTAATCACACGAGCGCGAGACCGAGAtatgttaacgaggttcaccatcatggctacatccccggggcctgactatggacgCTCCTCCACTACAgcaccgcacccggtcgccctggacgccggcacttgccgccggcttccccttcattcctgtgctattatgttggtataggttacatcgtgtgtctaccccttcATTTgataagaggcctaggatacaagtgtcctacttgaacatgactccatatcctatctacacacagtccaaatccaagcccaactgtaacctaccttgtacaaataatattcgacacaattctaacacGTAACCCTTGGTTCAGGGCAACTTTCATCTTTGCTGTCGGCCATGCAAATTTGTTGGCTGGCTATGCCCCTCCAAGTTATGATAATCTCAGGACCACACTTCTTTTGCAAGAGAGGACGCATATTGATAGAATGTTGATGCCCATCAAATCAACATGGAGCAGCAAAGGTGTGACTATTGTTTCTGATGGATGGTCAGATCCTCAATGGCGTCCATTACTTAATTTCATGGCTACTGCCGCCAGAAGGGGCGTCGGAGACGCTGCACGAGGCGCTAGATCAGATGTGgacggtcttcttcttcttcgcgatCGCCTCGGTGAGGGCCATCGCCCCCGCTATCGATTTTAGAGCTCTCTTCACTCCGACCGTCGCCGGAGGGGTAGTCGCCACCCCGGTGGCCTTTGCCGCAGTTGGAGGCGGTGCTAGAGTCCGGTGGACTTTTTTGTCCCCAACCTTTTTTTGACGCGGGGGTGGTTTCCAGCGGCGACAAGCGGGGTAGTGGAAGGGTCTTGGGTACCCATTTCGGTGGGAGAGCCGCTCATCGGTGGCGACAGCGGCGTGTGGTGGCGACTGCGGCGGGAGTGACGGAGGCGAGAGGGCGGAAGAAAGAGGCGCGCCAGTTTTACTCGGCTGCGCAAGCGCCGAGCATATTTAGGCAGGCTGGAGGGTTTTTTTTGGCGCCGGAGTAAAATTTATCCTCCCTTGTAGGTTTTAGGTCTTCGGCTAGGTGCGACGTAAGGGAGTACAACCAAATTTATCCGCCCTTACCGCCTCATAGGGGATCGGTTAGAGTTGGCCTAATAGACTAAGAGTAAAATCTTTCAAACAGAACAAGTGCATCACCAGCACCTGAAATCTAAGGGTAAGCGTTGAATTCTTCAGCTGCAAGTGCAGCACATGGTCTGCCAAACATGATAATGCGTTGTGCTGCTGCAACGCATGGTGCCAGGATTGCTGAGGCAGCTAGCAATGGTGCAATCAGAGAGGAACATGCTTTGGGGGGCTGGGATTCACGTACAAGTAGAGATACTAGACGAAAGCTTCATCAACTGTGCGGTGAAGCTGGGCTACGTCGATGCATCCAGGCAGAAAGGTGAATTTCTACTGAAAATATGACAGAAGGCAGTGCTCGATTGTCAGTGCAGGGCAGGTGGACAATACTACAGTGCAGTGAAGAAGGTGCATTTCTGCAGTTTACAGACATGATCACATAGATGTGTTAACAGAGAAAAAATCGAATCATAAATAACAGAGATGCACGATCCATTCGGCACTGTTACCGTCAGTGTATGGGTTTGACTTGTTGTTCTAGAAACGATAGAAAAAAATTAGTGGTGAATTTCCAGTGCTAGGCGTTCAATCCGACAGTTTATTTGCAAGCAGAGAATTGCAGGCTATTTGTTCAATTGCAGACTATTATCACTGGAATTTCTGGGTTTTCCATGTGATCTAAGGCCAGTCTTAAATCAGCAAAACTGACAGTGTAAAGAATCTCTCAGCTGGCAACATGAACCAGTACAAAATATCTGAAGAAGGAAAAAGCAGAAAAACAGAGAGGCCTTGGCAATAGTACCACTACCAGCAAGCAGAACGTTTTCTCACAAAGTCCAGGTGCTACTCAGGAGTTACGACCAAATTGCAAACTCAACAACAGAGATAAACATAAATGCCTATGTATGGAAGACACCCGGGATAACATTTCGACACCTAAAATTGCCTTTCCTCAGAAAGCATGACCAAGAGTGAATCTCACATCTTAAAGATGTCATTCATGCATACAAACCATACAAAAATTAGGGTAAATATGGGCGGCAGGAAGGAACAGTAATATACTTTAATGCATAGATAGATCCGATATTCCATAGTTCAGAAAATTAACGAGACGTTGAACCTATCATAGTAAGCACTAAACGATGACAATGAGGTGTTATTACTGCAACCATCCAAGATGACATGTTCTACTggtagtactagtaagtagtaagCAAGAAGagccaagaacaaaaggcatgCTCTGAATCCAAGGGAAGAACAGACCAAGTGCTTTCAAGATTCAGACACTCCCTTAGGAGAATGGaggctcttcatcctcttcttgcatcCCATGGCACGGAATTGGAATAATGCTCTCTTGGACGCGGTGCCAAGTAGGAAACATACaatattgactctttccaatgttcaCGATGCCTAAGAATTTGCCATCAACGTCGCAGCGCAGCACATGTTTATCGTTAAACAAGATGAGCAGCTCACGGTCGTTGAGCACGACCATGCAGTTGAACCATTGCACCACTGAAtcaagtggtgttttctttttctttttggaagAAGCTCTATAAAGTTGCCGTGATGCCTCCACCGTAGATACATCAATCTGATACTTCAAGGCCCAGACTTCAGCCTCGTAATCCTGCATCACCCAGATATCCATGGTGGTGAAATGGGGAGTCGATCCGCCCCAGAAAGCAAGCGTCTCATTCATCTTAAATAACCCCCTATAACGATACGGTTGCGGGGGACTGCCGAGCAACCGGAATGACTCAACTTCCGTGTGAAACGCAATAATTTCCTTGCCGATTTCCACAATTTTACTGGCATCATAATAATAAGGATACCAATGCAGGCTACCACGGTGGTGGACTGGTGGTTTTAGCCCCTTCAGTAACTTCTGGTCCATGGATAGCATTCCGATTCTGACATGCCTAGGCTCATCGGATCCCAATGTGAGGATGTATAAGCTGGAGTCAGACGAGTGCTGTAATTCTGAGACCCAGAGCACCCTGTATTCTCTAGTTGGATGGTGCTGGTAGAAACCGATTATACTGTTGTGAATGCCTTGTCCAAATCGAGGTTGCGGAAGGAGAGCATGCTTGCGGAGGACCGGATTGCAGACGTAGAATCGGGATCTCCGGGAGACGATGAGAAAGCCACCATGGGCGCCTTGAAGGTAATTCTCGTACCAGTTTTGTTGGCCTGAGACGAAAGGCCAGAGCTGTTGACTAGGGACTCCGGCACCGATATTACGCAAGATCACCAAACTTGCAGGCCGCCCCAACCCATTGATGACAGGGAGCGACGGCTGGCGGCGGTGGTGTTCGACCATGAATTCAGGCGTGGAGGAGACACTGCGCCACAACGGGCAAACGGCACGGCAACGACCGACGTCCTTGGGCTGCAACCGGATGAGTATCTTGTCAATGATCTCCTCTGGCAGGTCCTCGAGCAGGGTGGCGCCTCTCTTGTCCGGCATGATGCTCCGCTGAGTCCGGTGAGAAAAGCCTTAGTGAATTGCTTCCGTGACTAGGATAAATTGGGCGGGGACTATGCATGCTCACCTGCGTCGGGGAAGAAATGGCGAGGGAGAAGGTCTCAACTAGAATCCATTGACGGAGGCGACGAGCAGCGGCCGCGGAAACGTGAGCTCGATCGATCCCTTGGGAAGTGGGAAAGAAAAAGGTCGTTGCGGTGTGATCGTATCGTATCGGATAGGAATTTTCATCCATGGGAAGGAGGAGATTCACCCGGCTGAGTTTACCATTTCTTTCTCTTAATTTTTAGATAACAAAATCGAATCTCCCATTGATTTGGGAGAGTCTCTCTTAATAACTTGCCTCAAAATCAGAGATTTTATATCAATCAGAGATCATTGCCTCTTTCTCTTTACCCATCCACTTTCTCCGCATCGGCTCATCGTTTGAACTTTTTAAGGGTTCTTTCCTTTCATCCTCCCCCGGTCACCTTTTTAAGGGTTCCCAATTCAGAGATGTGTTTTAGCATTTGTTCGAAACTAACACTCATATGTACTAACTACGAACTGATCGATGTACAAAGGTTTTTCTGAATGTACAAGTGGTTCCATCAATTTGGTATAGTCAAATGTCCAGAAAACTGCATGTGTGCTATGCTGTGCTGCCACAACACATCGACTTTGTGAAAAATGGCCAAGTGCATCTCTAAACTGCTATATTATTGTTCAGTTTTAGCTTCTAAATACACTCCTAAATTAAACCAAGAGGCGAGCATGTCATTTGTATACAAAACAACACCACAGAAGCCTAATCTATCATAAGCAAGAGCCTAATATATTTTTCAGGTATGTAGTTCAGATTGTGCAGTCAGCAAACAAAAATAAACCATGACTACCTAGTGACAATTCCGAATTTGGAGTGAAAGTTCTCTTCCCCGATCAAATTTTGTTCTCTCTAACCCATATGCAAGAAGCGATTGAGTTCTCACAAAACATACCCATGGTCGCCCTCAAGTATCAGTTAACTTTATTGCCTGAGGATGCCTAAATCTGATTAAAGGTTGATCATTTGTCTCCTACTAGTCCCCTTGCTATCTTGCTTGCGGCTGATGGTCTCCTatctcctctccccccttgctccctGGCGCCAGGTCTCCTAGAGCATCGCCATGGCGCACGAGCAAGGAACTTTGTAGAGAAAACTACAACATGTGAGAAGGAGGCTGCTCCTATACCTGACCTGACGGCTCCTATGGTTATTCCAAGATATGCTACACGTGGTGTTTGGTTATCATGGAACTTGATACTGTTTGACTGCTACGGTTCAATGTCAAACAGCAGGCTATTAACATAGATGAAAATAAATTACAAGAAAGTTAGATCAATGTTCAAAATAAAATAACTTATCTTGAAAATTAAAATTATTTACGCTCCACAGTTGGTGTTCTTCGCATTCACGACAAATATCACGAGCTGGGCAGCACTGTTGCCGTCGATGCACTCTGAAACAGCTCGCGAGAGAATGGTTTTGCGCAGCGAACTTGCATGCTtcttttctgcttcttcttccttttATTTCTGAACTTAAGGTGATCATGGCGTAGTCCTGCCGCTCTTACCGGATCCCGCCATCCCACGATCGAGCACGCAGTCCATGGCCTCCTACAATCGCTCCACGGAACGCACAAGTCGCACCTCGCGGAAACAACTAACTAACCTGACAGAAAAACGCTAACTGAATCCTAACAGAAAGCTACATCGAGGCAAAGTCTGAAACCACTGAAACTAGACAGGCTAGCTAAACTAGCTTATTGTGCAACAAACTCCCCCTAATCTAGGTTGGCTTGAACCTGACGACCCCCACACGATCACGCATCTCCTGGAACTGAATTCGCCCGAGCGCTTTCGTGAGAAAGTCTGCAAGCTGATCGCCAGTCCTGACATACTGAACGTCGATGCTGCCGTTCTCGACACACTGACGGATGAAATGGTAGCGAAGTTCAATGTGCTTGCTCCTGTCATGGAACACAGGGTTCTTGCTCAGTGTGATAGCTGACTTGTTGTCGATGCAGAGTCTGGTGGCGCCGTCGTCACGCCCAAGCAGTTCCCCGATCAGCCGTCTGAGCCAGATGCCCTGACAGGCAGCACCAGCCGCGACGACGTACTCTGCTTCGCACGAGGAAAGTGCGACGATCTTCTGCTTGGCTGACTGCCATGATACCGGGCTGCCaccgaggaagaagatggtgccgcTGGTGCTCTTGCTGTCGTCCAAGTCTCCCCCGAGGTCCGAGTCGCTGTAGCCGACGAGCTCTGCGCCGCGCTCCTGCCGGGCATAGCGACAGCCCAGCTGCTGTGTGCCGGCGATGTACCTGAGGAGCTGCTTCACAGCAGCCCAATGCTCGCTCATTGGGGCCTTCATGAACCTGCTGACATACCCAACGGCGTAGGTTATGTCTGGGCGCTTGTGGCTGAGACAGCCAAGGCTCCCCACCACACTCCTGTAGTAGGTGGCGTCCACGGGATCGCCGGCCCCCTCCCGCCTGAGCTTAAGGCGCTACTGCATCGGCGTGGCCACGGGGTGACAGTCGGCCATGCCGGCCTTCTCCAGCAGCTTGCCGGTGTACGCGGACTACGCGATGACGATCTGGCCTGGCCTCTGGTCCACCTCGATGCCGAGGTAGTAGCTCAGCAGCCCCAGATCGCTCATTTTGAAGAGCGCCATCATCTCCTTCTTGAACTCAGCGATCGCCGTCGTGGAAGCTCCAGCTCCGGTGATGATCAAGTCGTCCACGTACACGCCCACCAGGAGCCGGCCACCGTGGCCAGCGCGCGTGTACACGGCGTGTTCGGATGGGCATTTCTCGAAGCCGAGGGCGTTGAGGCTGCTGTCGAGCTTGGCGTACCATGCCCTTGGCGCCTGTCGTAAGCCGTAGAGTGCTTTGTGCAGCCGGAGCACCTTGCCGCTCGCGCCGGCACGCTCGAATCCGGGGGGCTGCACCACGTACACCTCCTCCTCAAGTTCTCCATTGAGGAAGGCTGACTTGACGTCCAGGCGGTGCACCTCCCACCCCTCCTGAGCGGCCGCGGCGAGCAGCACACGCACGGAGTCGAGGCGGGCCACCGGGTCGAAAACTTCTTCAAAGTCGATGCCGGCGCGCTTCACAAAGCCCTTCGCCACTAGGCGTGCCTTGTGCTTGATCACCTCGCCGGCGGCGTTCCTTTTCTCCTTGTATATCCATTTCAGGCCGATGGGACGGTGACCTGCAGGCAGATCGCAGAGAGACCAGGTCTCATTAGACTCAATGCACGCCATTTCTTCGACCATCACTGCTCGCCACGCTGTGTGGGGCTCGGCTTCTGCGAATGTCGCTGGCTCCCCCTcaggcggcaggagcaggtgctcTGCGCACCTGCCTTGCGCCTCGCCAAAGTTGAGCACATCATCCAGGCGGCGGAAGCGGTGGACGGCGTCGAGGTCATTTGCGTCATCGAACATGTCCGCGTCATGCGGCGGCGGTGTTGCGAACTGCACGTCCTACCAGACTGCAGCAGCAGGGGACGCGCCGCCAACAGTTGGCAAGTTCTCTGTCTCGGCGTCGGAGACGGAGCATGGCGATGTAGGCCCGCTCgacccagccccccccccccccccggagggttCGGGCGTCTATGGAGCAGGGGTGCTCGCCGGCATGCCCACATCCATGTGTGAACCACCATATGCCGAGAACTCGACGACAAGGGATCCGCCGGCGCCTGCCGTGTCGTTGCTCCAGTCCTAGCTCGCGCTCTCGTCGAACACGACGTCGTGGGACACGTGCACCCGGCGCGTCGACGGATCGTACACTCTATATGCCTTGGAGCCGGGCTCGTACCCGATGAGCACCATGGGAGTGCTCCGATCGTCAAGCTTCTTGAGGAGGGGGCGTGCGCTCTTGACGTGTGCCACACACCCGAAGACGCGCAGGTGGCTCACCTCCGGCTTCCTGTCATGCCAGGCCTCGTACGGCGTTGCTCCGTCCACACTGCGCGTGAACGTGCGGTTCAGGAGGTACACGGCTGTGGTCACCGCTTCTCCCCAGAAGTAGTCCGGCATGCCTTTGGCTTTCATCATGCTCCTGGCCATGCCCACCACCGTCTGATTGCGCCTCTCGACCACGCCGTTCTGCTGTGGTGTGTAAGGCGCGGTCAGGTGACGTTGAACTCCGGTGGACGCGAAGTGCTTCGCTAGTGCCGTGGACGTGAACTCACCACCGCGGTCTGTCTGCAGCGTGCCAAGCCTGCGTCGTGCCTCAGTTTCGGCACGCGCGTGGAACTCCTTGATGGCCGCCGCGGCCTCGTCTTTGCTCGTCAGCAGGGTGAGCCACATGTAGCGGCTGTGATCGTCCACTAGGAGCAGGAAGTAGCGCCTTCCTCCTGGCGTCGCTGGCGTGATCGCCCCGCAGAGATCCGCGTGGACGAGGTCGAGCGGCGCTGCCGCTCTGTACTTGGCCACCTGAGGAAACGGCGCCCGCCACTGTTTACCGGTGAGGCATGCCTGGCAGAGCTCCCCAGTGTGCTCTATGCCCGGCAGCCCTCGCACCATTTCTCCCCTCGCCATCCTCTGCAGGGCGTCCATGTGCAGATGGCCGAAGCGGGCGTGCCACCGCCATGACACGATGCCTACACACGCACCAAGACAGACAGGGCGTATGGGGCGAATGCAGAGCTTGTACAACCGATTAGGAGATCGATTTACCTTGGCAATCAGGGCACCACGGCGGTCATGGACGGTGAGGACGCCTTGGCGGATGTTGATGTTGCAGCCGTTCTCGTCGAGTTGTCCGAGGCTCACCACGCTGATTTTGAGCCTGGGGATGTAGTACACGTCCATGAGGGCGCGTTGCGCTCCCACGTCGATGGCGAACGCGATGGTGCCGCGCCCTTCGATCTGCACCACCGACCCGTCTCCAAAGCGCACGGATCCGGTGATCGCCTTGTCGAGCTCGGTGAAGGCCGCGCGGTCGCCGGTCATGTGGTTGGACGCGCCAGTGTCCAGGTACCACACCAGGTCTGGCGCGGCGTCCTCTGTAGCAGGCCCGACACTGGACTATTCCTCGTTGAGGAAGACAGCGGCCTGAGGTGTGTTGCGACGACGATCGGCCGGCGTCATCGCCTCGATTGGGTGCACCAGCTCGACTACCTCGGCGAACAACATCTGAAGGTCGGCCTCTTCGTCGGCCTGTGCGAGGagggcctcctcctccctcttctttTTCTTGCACTCACGGGCCCAACGGCCCTTGATGCCGCAGTAGCGGCACTTTTCTTTGTCCCCGCTGCTCTTGTTGGGGTAGTCACCACCGCGTC
This genomic window contains:
- the LOC123158912 gene encoding putative F-box protein At1g50870 yields the protein MPDKRGATLLEDLPEEIIDKILIRLQPKDVGRCRAVCPLWRSVSSTPEFMVEHHRRQPSLPVINGLGRPASLVILRNIGAGVPSQQLWPFVSGQQNWYENYLQGAHGGFLIVSRRSRFYVCNPVLRKHALLPQPRFGQGIHNSIIGFYQHHPTREYRVLWVSELQHSSDSSLYILTLGSDEPRHVRIGMLSMDQKLLKGLKPPVHHRGSLHWYPYYYDASKIVEIGKEIIAFHTEVESFRLLGSPPQPYRYRGLFKMNETLAFWGGSTPHFTTMDIWVMQDYEAEVWALKYQIDVSTVEASRQLYRASSKKKKKTPLDSVVQWFNCMVVLNDRELLILFNDKHVLRCDVDGKFLGIVNIGKSQYCMFPTWHRVQESIIPIPCHGMQEEDEEPPFS